In Lactuca sativa cultivar Salinas chromosome 5, Lsat_Salinas_v11, whole genome shotgun sequence, the DNA window TGAGATCATTGACTCCTACATCAATACCTTAGCGAAAGTCGTTGGAAGGTACTGCTTTAGATTTTGtcaatttttttacaaattcGGCTGTTTGATCTCTATTCATGTCACTGCGATAAAGTGGAATTCTATTCATATCATCCATCTCAGTATAAAGCTAGAAAATATTAGTTCTTAAGTCCTTATAGGACTAATAGGATTAGTTTCATTACAAATTTTCACAGGAAGTAACTGTAGATTGTGACATTGTGTATATATGGTATTCATGATTTCTGGGATTAATTCTACTATGTGTTTCTAGCTATGACGAAGCAAGAATGAAGATTTATTCAGTTTCAACTAGATGCTATTATGCTTTTGGAGCCCTTGTGCCTGAAGAAGACTCATATAAGATAAAAGGTGATAAGAGTTAGCTGTTTCTTTCTGTCAAATTCTCTAGTTTATGACACAAGCTCTTTAACCTTTTCTCTTTATTTTTGTTAGAGTTACCTGGTGTACGTTGGGTGCTTCCTGATTCATATTTGGATGTCAAAAACAAAGATTATGGAGGTATCACATTCCATCTACTCTTTACTCTTTATTATTTTGATACCAAATGCCATTCTTATGGATCCTGGTGTATGATGCTTATAAAATAAAAGCTCATTGCATTTGTCATTTGTGTTTCCATGTTATAGGGGAACCATTTATTGATGGAAAGGCTGTTCCATATGATCCAAAGTATCACGAGGAGTGGATCAGAAACAATTCCCGAGCAAATGAAAGGAACAGAAGAAACGATAGGCCTCGCAATTTTGATAGGTCAAGAAACTTTGATAGGAGAAGAGAAAACATGCAGAACAACCGCCTACCACCCGGTGGGTCCATGGGTGGACCATCACCACCACaccatggtggtggtggtggtcagCCTAATTGGGGTCCTCCTCGTCCAAGTTACAACGGAGGACCACCAAACATGGGTGGTGGTGGGATGCCGCCACCAAACATGGGCGGACAAAATTACCAGCAGCAGCCAAGATATGGAGGAGCAAATGGCGGAGGTATGGGTTATCAATCTGGACCAGGGCCAAACAATTATGGATCAAATGTAGGTGGTGGAAATCCGTATCAGAGTGAGGGTATTCCTGGAAGAGACATGCCTATTTCACAGAACTATCAGTGAGTAATATAAATAGATATCGGAATCTAAttcaattttcttttaattaagtAGAAGACATGTTGATTCTCAGTCTAGTAGTTCATAAGATGGTTATATTATTTTGGTTTTACTTCTTTTGAGAATCACGTTGCTTAACTTATTATGTATAGCGTTTTTCACCACTAAAGTTTGGTTGGTTTTGTTGATCTTGCTTCTATGTGTTTACAAATGGTGGCATTATAATTTTCATTGTGAGCAAATAGTTACAACCACTTCAGATAATCATGTGTAAATCTTGAGAATTCTTGAAGCTAGTCGAGAGTGAATTTGGCTAAGAAATGAGAACTGTCTTTCTGatgataataaattaataagggtatATTCACATCACAATATTTTGTTTGAGctctatatataataattatatatacctCGGACGagtaaaatagaaaaacaaaaaatggATAGTGGTCATAGTgataagatttttatgaaaatatgggtGGTTTTTTTTTGACACAATTTAATATTCGTGATCAAACGGATAAAAGGACAAAATATAATGCTTTTTATATTATTAGCCCTTTATCCAAGACTAAAAATTGATTATCTATGAATCAAAATTGAAACCATCATTCACCTTCGAATCACATAACATCATTTGCCTCCAGAACTATCATCAAAGTTGCATATAAAGGTTTTGTAACCACCACAAATACTCTTGGATCTAATAATCAACTACCCTGGCTTATGTTTATAGTTAAAAGTCTGCATCCAACAAGTGTTTTTACTTTTTACCCCCTCACAAGGTTAAGCAGATGAATGATTAGGTGGCATAGTTGTCAAAATCTCTGCTTTCTTGTTCTTGACTTCACGAATTTGATCAGCAAGAGAAATATCGTCTTTCTTTATGTCTCTCTTCAAAATCTCCAGGTCAAGTCTTTCCCAAGCTCTTTGATCTCGACTACTAAGCTGCTCATTTACAGATCTTTTCCTGTGAATCTgtcacccaaaaaaaaaaaaaaagatcctTATAAGTTCTTTTGTCTGTGCAAAAACATAAATACCCTCATCATAGAaataatcccaaaaagcttcatgATTTAAATGATGTTGAATTACAAGCTTTTACCTTTGTTAATCTCTCTTTCAGTTTCAAATCTTCAGCTGCTGCCAActcctctttttctttttttgatttcTTCTTCACCAACCCTTTTACTTTGGCCACCCGTTTCTTTAAAGTAAGCTTCACCTTTTCAGCTTTTGCTTTTGCTCTTCTCTCAGCTCGAATTTGTGCCATTTCCTTTGCTTTTGCCACGTCAGCAGCACGTTGAAGCTGTTGAAGAACAATCTCTCTTTCAATCTTCTCATAGCTGTCCCAATCCAATTCTTTCTGATCATGTCCTCCATTTTTAGCAGCTTTTGCAATGCTTTCAGCCCACAATGATATAAACCTCTCACCTGATCTTTTTATCTTCAATCGCTCTCTCCATTGTTTTGTAATTGTTTTGCGTATTTTTGCCTTAGTTTCCTCACTGCAGATACATATATGCATATATGTAAATCACTATGTTTTATGGAATTATGGATTCTGATCTCTTTATAGCTAAATATGGGAATTGATAATCATACCTAAGAGTTCGAGGACATTCAGACATTTTCTTTCTTACCTGAAAAACACAAGCATCTATAAGTGAAAGACCACTATAATGCAAGAAAATTATGTGGGACCTATGTTTAAATGATATATTTAAACCAACAGCCCCTTACATGACTTCACACCTTGGGGTCTTTTAAAGCTTCTTTAGTTCTCTGACTGATCAACTCACGAGTCCCTGTATGAAAGAACTTTACAATTAATTGAAGTGTTCAAATTCTATGGATTTTGGTATCCTATTTGCTAAAAGATTCTTTACCTGCAGTGTGTTTCTTGCCTTTGTTCCATGGAACCCTTCCCCTGTTTGCTAATCCAATTTTCATCCTTCTTTCCATTTCGTTCTTATCTTTATCTGATCTTTGTTCGATAAAAAAGTTATCTGAATCTGTCTCTTTTGCCGTAGATTCCCTTTCAAGGTAGCTGGAATTAAATTGATTTCTTGATTCCAAGAAGTTTGATGCCTTATTTGAATGAGTATTGCAGTGAAATAATCTACGTAATTGACCTTCTCTGGAAGAACTAACATATACCAAATTGGGAGATAAAGTGTAATCCAGCGGCGTCACAAAATGATAAAAAGATTGTGAAGAACAGGTGTTTGGGACCAGACTGTTGTTTGCATAAGTAACAGATAAATTCCTGAAGAAAGAAACCATCGTCAGCAGTAGAATAACCTTATTTAAAGGACACATTAATTGTGTTCAATTTGATACGTAATCGACTAACAAAGCTAAAAACATTGTAACATACAATTGACAATAAATTAGAGCGTacccacataaacatacatatagaGAGTTAACAGAATCGTGGTTTGGGATGAAGTAATTAGAAGGGGATGAGCTTACAAAGGAGAGGACAGCATCTCTGAGACAAATGGTCGAACAGTTGGTAGTCAAACATCGAAATGGAGGAACGAAGTAAACTGTTTATGGCTTCAAAGATAAACCGAATTGCTGATATGTGTACGTCGATTCATCGGTAGATGAGAATCACCTGGTAGAATTTATGTCGAACCAGTCGTTAGTGATATGACTGGATAGGGAGAAGAACCAGACGTTTTTTCACTCGCAACTGCTCTTCTGAAACCCTCAAGGCGTACCCTGTTTGGCCTGTTTTAAGCATTTTACTGATATGGCACTTCAACTCCAAAACTTTGTATTTATGCTAATGTCACCCCTCAACTTGATTGATTGGAAATTTTATCATTTGTAATTATTTACATTCTAATTCTAGAATCTAAAACTATATGTAAAAAATGTGGTACTTATGCAAGTAGGATGAAAGTTCATTTAAAATTGTCGTTAAAAAGCCAAACAAAAACTATCTAATATGCGAGAAAATTTGCTTGGATCGAATTTGAAAAAGAACAATGGGAACAAAGGGGCAAACTGGTGGGGTCATTTAAATTCGAAGGTTAAATCTgtcatttaataaaattaaaaagggtTATAATGAGCCGGCGTGAATGCAAAATCCAAATAGCACATGGACCCCTTTACTTTCAGGATTTTACAAATTAAACCCTATCCCACACCATTCAAGAAAACAACCAACTCTGCCATTCTCGCTACAATCTTCACTAGGATTTTTGTAGTTGAATGAATCCCTCCGATAAGTCATCGAACCTTTCACCCAGAACAGCTGTCTGAAATCGTTCTAACAGCTTCCATCCGTCACGCGGACGTCCTTGACGCCGTTAGATCAATCGCCGACCATGATCTCAACCAACACAAACTATTTATACGCAGCCTGGTTGGAAAACAACCACCGACAAACTCCGCGCTTTATTTGCTACATACGCCATTGTGATTGTCGATAAGGTTACCGGAAATAGTCAAGGCTACGGTTTTGTTACGTATAGAGATGGCGCATTAGTGGCTTTAATGGAACCTAGCTAGCAATCAAATTGATGGGAGAATGACTATTAGTCGGCTTCGTTCTGCTGGGTTTACGAATGGGGTTACAACCTGGCGAATTCACAAACCAACCCTAGATGTGTCGTTCGTTGATTGATGTAGGGTGCTATGGCTTCGTTGATTCATCCGATGGGCATCAACTCAATTGTGGATTTGCTGATGATAATAAAAGAGTAAATACTAGCGGTATGCCTTCACCGCCAGCTGCCACCCCCGCCCCCCCCAAGTTCAAGGATCAGGTGATGTTGCTCAGCCCTAAGTAATGAATTTGAACCAGAAAAGCTCAATGCAGGGTTCTTTTGCATCACATTTTGGTGGTGGAGGACCTGGTGGCGCTTCTTCTTATATGGTGGATTACTTATGTTAATTTGTTTAGGTAACTACCATTTTTTATAATTGTGGTGAATGATTAGTTGATTACCATGCATGTTGCTCTTTTGAACACTAGTTATATATGTATCAATATGCTTTTTCTATGAGTTCATAATGGTAGTAGTCATCGTATCTAGTGGCTTGTTAGTTTCTTTTGCATACTTACACATTGTGTGTTTTAAGAACACTTATGTCCCTTAATTGTAAAATATATTGCCACAGCCTTAGAACCAAATGTTTAATAAACTAATGTTCAACAAAATAAGCTCAAGAACGTAAAAACATAAAGTAAAAACCTCCTTGATTAGTTGAACAAATCAACAAAGTTTACAGAGATTAGCACTACTTTAGCTCCATTGATGCTTGTGTATGAAGATTGAGATGTGTTCTTGAATCCTTCAGTCTTTCTCCCAAAATTTCAATTTATAACCCTCATTTCCTCtccaaaaattgtttttaaatacATGGAGAGtaatcaaacttttctatattcTACAAATAATATCAAGAAACACGATAATCCTGTAACAAAACCGCATACAAAATTTCATTCCACGTGTCGGGAATTCCCGGTAAACACCAATGAATGCAATCCGCATAGTTTTTCGGATCTGATCTTTGCTCTTTTGTCAACAATTTCCCTTTCCTTTCACCATAAACCGATGCATGACCATCTTTCCTATACTCCGACAATTGGGTAATATTTAATAATCTCACATCAACCCTCAACTTTCCCAAAACATCTTTAACAATCCCCATAATATCAAGATTTGAACCGGTTCCCCAATACGGTCTTTGTATAGGTTCCGATTCACCGAAACAATTCCCATCATCTCCATTCTTCCACTCCCAGCTCCTGTAATATCCGATTTCACCTTTTCATTATCAATCATTCCCAAGGGTACTAACGTAAATTACTCACCATAAGTGTGTTGGAGACATAGTCATGAAGAAAACTTTCTGTGAATGAGAGTTAATACTTGTTTCGATCCACTTTCCCCAAGTTTCCATTGCTCTTTTGTACGCTATGGTTACATTGTACTCCTCAACATGTTCTAGATCTCCAAACCTGAAATATTTTTGAGTAAAGTTTTGATTTTTATCTTGAAAACGTGTAAAAAGGTAGTGAAGGGCGAAGAACTAACGTGGCATTGATTGTGGGTTTATACATCCACCACACGTAGCTTTCATAGACCAATATATCAACTCCTTCCCATTGTTTACTATGGTTAGATATGGAGTCAAGTCTGACTAACCGTTTCATCACTGTATGATTCGTTGCATGATCTGAAATAGACTCGACTAGAAATGGAGCCCAGTAGAACTCAATAGATGCATTGTATTCCTAAAACATTACCAGTAGAAATTGCGTAATGTACAACAACAACTGCATAAGATACATGTGTTAAGTTTACAACAGATTACCTCAGCTCTGAAAATCTTTCTTGGAGGGTCTCTTCGAAGAGACTTCTTGCCTTCAGGAATCACAGATTGCACCAAACACACCATTGAGTCAAACATGCTTCTTTGTACAGAATCCCCTACAAACATGAGtcttttgtccctcaaaatcTCCAACAATTTCAAAGCATTAAACCTATCAAAAACATATCAATTGTCAAAATCAAAACAAAGAAGTTAAATTCAAGGTGTTTGTTTTCTTAGAGGTAAAATAGATGTGGACtaaaagactgtttgtttttgaGTTTAGAGTTTGACTGACCTTGGTAAATTGCATCCATCGGGTTGCCATTTCCACTTCTGATATGACGAATCTGGCCTCCCGTTTTTCTGGCAGGTCACTTGTTTGACCAAAAGCGGGCAGCTTTCTTCTGTGTAAAGCGGGTACGACCCGTTTCCCTGAACCCATTTCCCTTCAAAGATATTGCAGCCGTCTTTTATGGTTTCTTCATCGGAGACACGAATGGGTGGTCTGATGACACGATAACCACCACTCAGTGGTCGGAAAAAGGCGCAGGTGTGGTGGCTGTTTTGTAAATTGTCCAAGACAATCCGTAGGGACCCGAGGAATAGAACTGATGCGAGTGCAGCCGGGAATAGGTAGTGGGCCCGGAAGGGTAAATTTGTCATTTGTACTTGTAGAGTAGTGTTTGAAGTAGTGGAATGAAGGAAAGGTAGGTTTTATTTATGTTGGTAGCGAGTGAGAGTTGACTTGGGTTCGAAGCAAGAGATGACAAAGTTATTCATGCAACAACCGGTTGGTGATTAGTGAGACTTCAAGTCTGGTGTTTGTATGTGTTAATGAGGTTTGTTTAAGAAAGTATCATTGTTTTATATTTGTTTATTGGTTGTAAGATCTTGTGATTtctattatttatataaataacatGATTAGTTAACTTGTTAATTTTAGTAATCTCCAAtcaaatttaattatttgaaatTTGACAACGCCTGTCTAATTAAGTGTAGATTAGTCTAATATAAAGAAATGAATCTAAGCTTTTGGCAGTTTCTTGAAatcaataaaatattaaaatttctttcTTATGAATTTTGAGTGCCTTGTGTTCGAGTTAATTGTGTTATACGTCAACTAGATAGATCTAAATTGGGTTGGAGCCGGTCCTAAAACCGGTTTAAAATTGGTTCGTTTCTAAACCCACTTTAAAGTTTAAACAACATGGAAATTTAGAATTGGGTTAATGACCTAGAAAGGTAATGAACTTTTGTctttgttcatatttaggtaaccatatttttttttgttcacatttgaccattgaacttgtttgacATGTTCAAAATAGGATAATATGACCGGTGATTACAGTAATATTACCCTATTATGAACATGTCAAACAAGTTTATTGGTCAAATGTGTACGGAAAAAACATATATGATTACCTAAATACGGACA includes these proteins:
- the LOC111919995 gene encoding multiple organellar RNA editing factor 8, chloroplastic/mitochondrial, whose amino-acid sequence is MATRVLVRSLLSTANQTLISRFYTISSPSSILRIRPLVAVANNLRHVSLVATGIRPFSTSLTRSSLNDSNPNWSNRPPKETILLDGCDFEHWLVVVDKPEGEPTRDEIIDSYINTLAKVVGSYDEARMKIYSVSTRCYYAFGALVPEEDSYKIKELPGVRWVLPDSYLDVKNKDYGGEPFIDGKAVPYDPKYHEEWIRNNSRANERNRRNDRPRNFDRSRNFDRRRENMQNNRLPPGGSMGGPSPPHHGGGGGQPNWGPPRPSYNGGPPNMGGGGMPPPNMGGQNYQQQPRYGGANGGGMGYQSGPGPNNYGSNVGGGNPYQSEGIPGRDMPISQNYQ
- the LOC111919994 gene encoding uncharacterized protein LOC111919994, which produces MLSSPLNLSVTYANNSLVPNTCSSQSFYHFVTPLDYTLSPNLVYVSSSREGQLRRLFHCNTHSNKASNFLESRNQFNSSYLERESTAKETDSDNFFIEQRSDKDKNEMERRMKIGLANRGRVPWNKGKKHTAGTRELISQRTKEALKDPKVRKKMSECPRTLSEETKAKIRKTITKQWRERLKIKRSGERFISLWAESIAKAAKNGGHDQKELDWDSYEKIEREIVLQQLQRAADVAKAKEMAQIRAERRAKAKAEKVKLTLKKRVAKVKGLVKKKSKKEKEELAAAEDLKLKERLTKIHRKRSVNEQLSSRDQRAWERLDLEILKRDIKKDDISLADQIREVKNKKAEILTTMPPNHSSA
- the LOC111919993 gene encoding protein trichome birefringence-like 31, encoding MTNLPFRAHYLFPAALASVLFLGSLRIVLDNLQNSHHTCAFFRPLSGGYRVIRPPIRVSDEETIKDGCNIFEGKWVQGNGSYPLYTEESCPLLVKQVTCQKNGRPDSSYQKWKWQPDGCNLPRFNALKLLEILRDKRLMFVGDSVQRSMFDSMVCLVQSVIPEGKKSLRRDPPRKIFRAEEYNASIEFYWAPFLVESISDHATNHTVMKRLVRLDSISNHSKQWEGVDILVYESYVWWMYKPTINATFGDLEHVEEYNVTIAYKRAMETWGKWIETSINSHSQKVFFMTMSPTHLWSWEWKNGDDGNCFGESEPIQRPYWGTGSNLDIMGIVKDVLGKLRVDVRLLNITQLSEYRKDGHASVYGERKGKLLTKEQRSDPKNYADCIHWCLPGIPDTWNEILYAVLLQDYRVS